The Sesamum indicum cultivar Zhongzhi No. 13 linkage group LG6, S_indicum_v1.0, whole genome shotgun sequence genomic interval tatttatctaatgtttactttttattttttgacatgTGATAAAAGTagtgaaataacaaaaatatctcataataaagtaaaaacattaatatcatttatcaactcatgaaaatAGGAAATAGGGagagaatattattttgatcttataacTATAAGGAAATGATACTTTTGACCCTTGTCGACTTTGAATTTACAATTGAGaactataactaaaaataattgaatattttaccTAAACATCGTCGAAAAATTCATGAACGGGAAATTAGCACATGACCTTTTTTAATTCGAAAATTTCTAGTTTTTTGGTTAGTTTTACTAATGACATATTtggactaaatatattatcctctatatttataggactaaaatcatattttttttcacctTAGTCATGCCCCGTAAGCAGAATCCGCGATAATATAAAAAACGTAAATAACAGATTGTTGGGAATTGGATTGGATTTCTAGCCCAATCCCGACCAATAAATAAGATCTTATGATGTATCTACATATCCAACTCAATACGGCATTATGGATTGTTTACTTcattaaatgttaaatttggTGTTAATTGGAGAAGCCCGGGCTACATATGGACACCAAATGTAGGATTGATCCAGATTTGTAATCCCATTCCCACCTAATTTGGTGGCATTACAAATCCTACCCGCCATCCATTGTTCGATTAAGTTTTAGTTGACCTTTATATTTGGctaaattgtatatttgttCCCACAAAATAGGATTAGTATCCGTTTTGATCACATGATTtatgagaatttattttttgtcccaaaacattaaagaaaagttGTAAAGTTGTTCCTATTAGCAtcattctattaatttttaacaaaaagttgCAAATTGCCGTTAGCTTGTCAACTAactcctttttgtttcttgttctGATGATTGATTAGTCTTAGTGGCCTCCGTTCAAGCAAGTGGAAAAGATTCAAACACCTGgaaagcttttttttttaaaaaaaaaaaacattccgTTGCCGGGACTCGAACCCGGGTCTCTCGGGTGAGAGCCGAGTATCCTAACCATCTAGACTACAACGGATTTGTTACatgttttcttaatttattttattacgaACCATTCAATTTGATTTCTCTATTTCAATTAGTGTTTCATCTtgtatctaaatttatttatatcccATACatgtttaatataaaaaattatttaaaagttcaATATGTATTAGATAGTATAACATAAGAAGATCCACCCTTTTgttctctatatttttatgcaataatggtaaaaatattacaagtaaATAATAGAATAGGATCCAAAACAATAAACATATCACATAATTGTGCATTTTCTGAACCCATTTTTTCACAAATGCGAGTACTGTAAATCTTTCTAGTTAGAAATAAATTACCCTTAAAATTCCGACAAATGCGAATGCCTAGTTATTCTATGAGtgtattatatatgtgtaatgtTCTTGTAAATCTCCGTAGAGTTATACGGTTTAAAGTCAAACCTGGGaaacttttctttctcatatatCCAAACAGAAACTGTGATTTAAGACAAAGATATGTTTATTACATCTTCAGTACATATGTAAAACAAGAATattgtgatgatgatgaggtcGTCTTCAATTTCCATCGAATTCTTGCATTAACACTTGCTCTTATCCATATATTCATGCTGCTGCTcatcaagaaaagcaaataaaaaactaaGTTCCATCTTATATAAACACAAACACGCACACATGATACCATAAGAATGCTGTAAGAACTAAAAACATGGCTAGAAAATTGCCCTTCCTGATGTTAATTTTACTTCAGCTCGCACTGCTCCCTCATTCCCAATGCCTGAATTCAGAATCAGCAGGTTTCAGCTTAAGGCTCACTCGAAGAGATTTGCCCGACTCCAATTCCTTCCATCAGAGATTAGAATCAACTGGTCATTTCCCGGATGTGATCCGTCCACGGATCACCCGAGCAGATTACATATTCACCATTGATGCAGGCATCGGCACGCCTAGCAGCCAAAAGCCCTTCATTTTCGATCTAGGCAGCGAGTTAACCTGGACGCAGTGCACGCCTTGCGTTAACtgttttcaacaaaattatccCCTCTTTGATCCCAAAAGGTCCAGAACCTATAGAAAACTTCCTCGAAATCACCCCTTAACCAGATGGACCACATCCTTTGCCCGTTACAACAACGGAGCTTTCACGTTCAACATTGCGTATGGCAGCGGGCAAACGTCGACAGGCATTGTCTCAATCGAAACTTTCAGTTTTCCATCACACAGGAGAGGCCCCGAGATCATACCAGGGGTCGTGTTTGGCTGTGCAAACAACCAACAAGGCTATTTCAGTAGCATGGTAACTGGTGTCATTGGCATGAACAGATCTCCGGTCTCATTGATCAGCCAAATGCGCTCGTTGTCAGCGCGTCGCTTCTCCTACTGCTTTCCTCCAATCAATTCCCCCGTCAACACCACACGGCTAAGATTCGGGAGCGacattaagaaaattgaagattTACAGGGAACCAGATTCTTGAGCACCAGAGACTACAGCTATAGAGTGAAATTGCTTGGCATAAGCGTTGCAGGGCGGCGTTTAGACCTACCAAACCGCAGTTTCCCGAGGGGCTGCACATTAGATACAGGATGTGCAGTGAGCAGGATCGAGACTCGTGTGTATAGTGAAGTTGAGAGAGTACTAATACAACATTTCAATCGGTTTAATCTGACCAGACTGCCACCTGGTTCGATCAGTCGAGGAGATTTATGCTATAGTCCTCGCCCTGGATTCATAAATTACCCAAACATGACATTTCATTTCCAGGGAGCCGATTACGGCATTGGGCCCAAAAACCTGTTTCTTTTTCTCGACAACCGATTCTGCCTGGCCATGTTTCCAGATAAGATAACAATATTGGGTGCATATCAACAGCAAGATGTGAGGTTTGTTTATGATATTGGCAATCAGAAGGTCTTGTTTCGTGAGGAGGATTGCTCACAGGATAAAGCTTGATTGATCATATGCACTGGATGGCATGTGGGCGCAGTCATGTAATTTTCAAGTTCTAgtggaaggaaataaaaaatattgtattttggattttattttagtttgtattttatattgtgcTCTGTATATAAATTTCGACAAATATCCATGAACCAAACCATCATAAATGAATGATATAGTAATTGCTGAGACGTAAACCTATTTCTCGCCAAGTATTCTGTCTAGGcttaattgattttcatcACTAGTTAAACaaagtatttattgaaaaattgtacTGCATACCACAtctgatttaataaaattaattacatgacaagtttattacacttataattataatcgaaTTGgactaattacataataaatgtatcacatttattattatcaatccaaatttgataaaattgaatataggtagaatttcttgaatttgctAAGCCAAGTGATGTTAATCAAAGGAACAAGTTCTACACAAATGATTGATTTCTAGCATCCGTTNNNNNNNNNNCTAAAGCGAATGataacattctcataattttatgtgtgtatatcatgaataatttttgttaataaatgaTAGATTAGGTGGtatagatgtaattatctctatttttttttattttttttccattgtCTTAACTACGTATATTTTACGAGAGTCTCCGTTAgtatcacataataaatataaatcaccccttataaatatatatatatatagttataaattaagaaGCAAGAATTATATACATCTTATATCTAAGGCactttttctttcccttcttttcttggatcatttatttcatatacatCTTCAATCACAAGTAACACACACTCTAAAGTACaaatacatgtatatttttgtgcaacttaatattttcttttctttatatacactctatatgtatgtaatattatttaaatattataaagaaatcATCTTTTTAATGGGTTAGTTATCAgttatgtaatattaattgtttCAAAACATAATATGACAAAAGTATAGGTGtcgatattttaataaatttattaaaaatattgaaattattattatgatcaaattttattgaaaggatatatttgaatatttaaaagtagATGTGccaatataattttcttttataacaTTATAGATAAACAATGGGCACAGTACTTGAATTCGAACGCATGACCCCTCAATAATATACTGTCATGTCCTCTGTACGAATGATAGGATaatttaaagggtaaattacaagagGCTCTCCTGATATTTgcattaattacaaatacatcatcattgtttgaaaaattacaaatatctcccTACAATGAGCTGTCACATGGGGTATTTgttagggtatttataatttaaggagtgtatttgtaattttttaaaaaataaagagatattcatagtaaaaacaaatatcaagagagtcgttgtaatttaccataatttataagtaaacAGTTATTTTTCCCAAATTTTGTGAGTGGCTCTAATCAAATCTACATCCATCCAACTTGTTTGCCTGAAAAAGATATTCAGATAAGTGCTGCATTATGTAAAGGATATGTGCGGATGTTCTCTTTACTAATTGCTGCATAATCAACCAGAATCCTCTGCCTTCTTTTGCAGACAACAACATAAATCAAACTCACATCTCCTTATCAAGAAAAGCAACTGAAAAACTATCAActcctatctatatatatcagATCAAGAATGCTGTGTATATAGGCCTAAACATGGCTACAAAATTTCCCTCTCTGCTGTTAATCTTACTTCGGCTATCGCTGCTCCGTTGTCGCCTCTGCCTGACTTCAGCATCCGCAGGTTTCAGCCTAAAGCTTGTTCGACCATGTTTTCCTAACTCCGACTCTTTCCATCACAAACTAGACCTCAATGCCAACCATAGTTCAAAGTCGCGGTATTGGTGATAATATCAGTGGGTATTGTTCCACATCGGCTGCAAATATCATCAAATGCTCAAAAACtcccaagaaaaataataaaattacaaaaaagaaaattaagtatcacaaattactatattataaaacaaactgaaaatttatcatatcaaacatcaataaaattaatcataaaaatgctTAAGATAAACGTGCATCGTCACACTGAAGTTTGATGACCCATTGTTTTTGACGAGAGTTATCAATATTCAATACATCTCAGCtgcaagatttaatttaattcgtcatttgatcaatttttttgtatgcaGAAGCTTTGTATTGTATTGATTGTATCTACTATGGCTGCCTCTGAAGTGTTTTAATACAGAGAAGAGAAACTAACTGCTGCCAACAGAGTCTAACTAATGCTAACTGATTTCTACGCTAACTAAAGACGtacaaaataatagaaacGTTTATACAAGTGCGACTTTGACATTAAGCAACTAAGGAATAAAGCGTATAACAACTAGAAAAGGCGTGGGTTGTTTGAACTCGTGGAGAGATTTTAGGCTCTGTCATCTTCTTCAGGAAGCTCTGTCATCATCCTTTGTTTGCTGCAACTTCGTCAGCAACTTTCTATGGCCATTTTCGTGCATTTGTTTATTGGTGATATCATCAGATTCAATCGATAATACAAGACATCGAATATTATGGGCGATACGCTTTGAACCATGATGCCAACTTCCATGAAACAAATGGAACTCCAGAATCAAAAAGTTGGTACTTCCCTGATACACTCCGGCCCCGGATCACGCGCTCATCAAACTTCGTATACACCATTGAGGCTAAAATGGGCACACCAAGTGCAAAAAAGACCTTCATTTTCGATCCAGGGAGTGAGTTAACTTGGAAATAACTGTTTCAACCAAGATCTTTGATCCTCGGAACTCCATCTCCTACAGAAAACTACCTTACGATCACCCTTATGCCCGATATTTCAGGCACTTTGGTAATGGGGACTTTCTTATCTACTTACTATACAGCAGTGGAGAATCAGCATCAGGCATTGTATCAGTCGACACTTTCAGCTTCCCGTCACACGGAAAAGCCTATGAAAGAATAGAAGGGGTCGTTCTTGGCTGCGCAAACAACCAAGTCGGCCGGTTCAGAAGATCAGTGACAGGTATTATGGGCATGAACAGATCTCCACTCTCCTTAATTGGCCAAATGGGCTCAAAATCAGGGCAAAGTTTCTGCTACTGCCTGCCCCGACTCCCGCATTAATACAACAATCTTAAGATTTGGAAACGACGTTAAGTCCTCTAGAGCTCTACGTGAAACTAGTTTTTTGAAGTACAATGACTACAACTACAGAGTGAATTTATTGGATATAAGCGTCGAGAGCGACGTCTAAACCAGCCGAGCGGCACTTTTCCTAGTGGTTGCATCTTAGACATCTGATGCAGTGGCAGCTATTTGGAGACGCATGCGCACAATGAGGTGCTGAGAGTAGTAATGCAACATCCTAGTCGGTTTAATCTGAGTAGAATAGCAGCTGGTTCTAGTTCTCAAGTAAAACTGTGCTATTGGCTGCGACGAGGATCTAGTAGTTCTCCAAAAATGACATTCCATTTCCAAGGAGCCAACTTTGAGATTGGGCCGAAAAGCTTGTTTCAAGTTAGGAGTGATGGATTCTGCCTGACGATGTTTGCAAAGGATAACATGACGATACTAGGTGCATTTCAGCAGCAGCATGTGAGGTTTCTCTATGATATTGGTAATCAGAAGGTCTTGTTTGGTAAGGAGGATTGCTCAGGCGACACATTCTCGACTTCATATATAGTGGATAGAGATGAGTTGTTTTTATATCTTGTCGCTGTAGATTGTTTCTTAGTGAAAAGTATCCAACATGAAGTCGAAGATTTTAATGTTTTCTAGATACAGAAGAGCAAAAAATTCGAATTTTGAAGTACATACTTGTAGGAACAGATGCAAGAGAATGACTTAAAAAGGATCTGGAGcgagaaacaaaaagtattcCGTTGCCGGGACTTGAACCCGGGTCTCTCGGGTGAGAGCCGAGTATCCTAACCAACTAGACTACAACGGATTTTGCTGTTGAtgttttgcatatttttaacatttcgTAACGTGGATCAGGAAGCAAAAGATTCCGTTGCCGGGACTCGAACCCGGGTCTCTCGGGTG includes:
- the LOC105165836 gene encoding aspartic proteinase nepenthesin-1-like, with product MARKLPFLMLILLQLALLPHSQCLNSESAGFSLRLTRRDLPDSNSFHQRLESTGHFPDVIRPRITRADYIFTIDAGIGTPSSQKPFIFDLGSELTWTQCTPCVNCFQQNYPLFDPKRSRTYRKLPRNHPLTRWTTSFARYNNGAFTFNIAYGSGQTSTGIVSIETFSFPSHRRGPEIIPGVVFGCANNQQGYFSSMVTGVIGMNRSPVSLISQMRSLSARRFSYCFPPINSPVNTTRLRFGSDIKKIEDLQGTRFLSTRDYSYRVKLLGISVAGRRLDLPNRSFPRGCTLDTGCAVSRIETRVYSEVERVLIQHFNRFNLTRLPPGSISRGDLCYSPRPGFINYPNMTFHFQGADYGIGPKNLFLFLDNRFCLAMFPDKITILGAYQQQDVRFVYDIGNQKVLFREEDCSQDKA